Proteins encoded in a region of the Ziziphus jujuba cultivar Dongzao chromosome 3, ASM3175591v1 genome:
- the LOC107423202 gene encoding thermospermine synthase ACAULIS5, which translates to MADISCSNGINGVNGKGYSLNGYRKSCWYEEEIEENLRWCFALNGILHTGHSQYQDIALLDTKPFGKALVIDGKLQSAETDEFIYHESLVHPALLHHPNPKNIFIMGGGEGSTARELLRYKAVEKVVMCDIDEEVVDFCKSYLVVNREAFCDPRLELIINDARAELEHREEQYDVIIGDLADPIEGGPCYKLYTKSFYEFIVKPKLKQNGIFVTQAGPAGIFSHTEVFSCIYNTLRQVFKYVVPYSAHVPSYADTWGWIMASDTPFLLSAEELDIKIKQRIKGENRYLDGKTFSSASTLSKAVRKSLDNETHVYTEGTARFIYGHGSAYQQNQV; encoded by the exons ATGGCTGATATTTCTTGCTCTAATGGAATTAATGGAGTGAATGGGAAAGGGTATTCTCTAAATGGTTACAGAAAGAGTTGTTGGTATGAGGAAGAAATTGAGGAGAATTTGAGATGGTGCTTTGCTCTCAATGG TATACTGCATACAGGGCATTCACAGTACCAAGACATTGCATTGTTGGACACGAAGCCCTTCGGAAAG GCTCTAGTGATTGATGGAAAGCTTCAGAGTGCAGAAACAGATGAATTCATCTACCATGAATCTCTTGTCCATCCAGCACTTCTTCATCATCCCAA TCCGAAAAACATTTTCATCATGGGAGGGGGTGAAGGTTCCACTGCAAGAGAACTACTCAGATATAAGGCTGTGGAGAAGGTTGTCATGTGTGACATTGATGAG GAGGTTGTGGATTTCTGCAAATCATACTTGGTAGTAAACAGAGAAGCTTTCTGTGATCCAAGACTCGAGCTCATCATCAACGATGCAAG GGCTGAGCTAGAACATAGAGAAGAGCAATATGATGTTATTATTGGTGACCTTGCTGACCCAATAGAAGGAGGTCCATGTTATAAACTCTACACCAAATCCTTCTACGAGTTTATTGTCAAACCTAAACTGAAACAGAATGGTATTTTTGTCACTCAG gcAGGCCCTGCTGGCATTTTTAGCCACACAGAAGTGTTCTCTTGCATTTACAATACTTTAAGACAGGTTTTCAAAT ATGTTGTGCCTTATTCAGCTCATGTTCCTTCCTATGCTGATACTTGGGGATGGATCATG GCTTCAGATACGCCTTTTCTGCTTAGTGCTGAAGAGTTAGATATCAAAATCAAGCAGAGGATTAAAGGAGAGAATAGATATCTTGATGGCAAAACATTTTCATCAGCTTCTACTTTGAGCAAAGCTGTTCGAAAATC GCTTGACAATGAGACTCATGTATACACAGAGGGAACAGCAAGGTTCATCTATGGCCATGGAAGTGCCTATCAACAAAATCaagtttga
- the LOC107423199 gene encoding uncharacterized protein C24B11.05 isoform X1, translating to MDSCSKLILNSKSPFDNIVFADLDDTLYPASTGVASACKKNIEDFLVEKCGFSESKASFLRVELFKTYGSTLAGLRALGYDIDADDYHSFVHGRLPYDQIKADSQLRNLLLSITQRKIIFTNSDRNHAVKVLDRLGLSDCFDEIICFETMNPNLSKSSRPDEFPVVLKPSMDAMKIAVAVADVDPRRTLFLDDSVRNIAAGKAVGLRTVLVGKAAKSKEADYVLETINNLAQVIPEIWVSKSDGGDQRISRTRSEIDSILSTTAVGA from the exons ATGGATTCTTGCAGTAAATTAATCCTCAATTCAAAGTCTCCTTTCGACAACATCGTTTTCG CAGATTTGGATGATACTTTGTACCCTGCCAGTACCGGAGTAGCTTCAGCTTGCAAGAAAAACATAgaag atTTTCTTGTTGAGAAATGTGGATTTTCAGAGAGCAAAGCTTCATTTCTGCGAGTTGAGCTTTTCAAGACCTATGGAAGCACGCTTGCTGGTTTGCga GCATTAGGATACGACATCGATGCCGACGATTATCACAG TTTCGTGCACGGAAGATTGCCGTACGACCAAATCAAAGCGGACTCACAACTCCGAAACCTGCTTCTTAGCATCACCCAGAGGAAAATT aTTTTCACAAACTCGGATAGGAATCACGCGGTTAAAGTTTTGGATCGGCTTGGATTAAGTGACTGTTTCGACGAAATCATATGCTTCGAGACGATGAATCCAAACCTATCGAAATCAAGTCGTCCAGATGAGTTTCCTGTCGTTCTTAAGCCATCCATGGATGCTATGAAAATTGCTGTGGCTGTTGCCGACGTGGATCCTCGACGAACG CTGTTTCTCGACGACAGTGTCCGTAACATCGCTGCTGGCAAAGCCGTGGGTCTTCGAACTGTTTTG GTTGGTAAAGCAGCAAAAAGCAAAGAAGCAGACTATGTATTAGAGACGATCAACAATTTGGCACAAGTAATACCAGAGATATGGGTAAGCAAATCGGACGGTGGTGATCAAAGGATCAGCCGAACCAGGAGTGAGATTGATTCCATTCTCTCAACCACTGCCGTTGGAGCTTGA
- the LOC107423042 gene encoding linoleate 9S-lipoxygenase 5 isoform X1, translating to MGFCGSSGISHKVMETFCVKDKEKRNHGVTETKKIKGTVVLVKKSVLDFKDVKASLLDRIHELFGKGVSMQLISSVHPDPANGLRGKLGKAAYLEKWLATITPFTAGETVFTISFDWDEATGVPGALIVRNHHHSVFYLKTITLEDVPGHGRVHFVCNSWVYPAHRYKYNRVFFSNKTYLPSQTPELLRHYREEELTNLRGNGSGELKEWDRVYDYAYYNDLGSPDKGPEYERPVLGGSQEHPYPRRGRTGRKPTKKDPKCESRLALLNLDIYVPRDERFGHVKFSDFLAYALKSLVQVLLPELTSLCDKTINEFDTFGDVLNIYEGGVKLPNGQTLNKIRQHIPWELLRELIRSDGERFLKFPMPDVIKENRSAWRTDEEFGREMLAGVNPIIIRRLQEFPPSSKLDPKEYGNQNSSIREEHIATYMNGLTVDQAIQDNKLFILDHHDAMMPFLTKINSTTMKTYATRTLILLQEDGTLKPLAIELSLPHPQGYKHGAVSKVFTPAENGTEGAVWQLAKAYAAVNDSGYHQLISHWLNTHAVIEPFVIATNRQLSVLHPIYKLLQPHFRDTMNINALARQTLINAGGVLERTVFPAKFAMEMSAALYKNWVFTDQALPVDLVKRGVAVPDSSSPHGLRLLIEDYPFATDGLEIWSAIETWVAEYCSFYYPRDDVVQDDTELQSWWTEIRNVGHGDRKDEPWWPTMQTQAELIQVCTIIIWVASALHAAVNFGQYPYAGYLPNRPTVSRRFMPEPGTPEYAELESDPDRAFLKTITAQFQTLLGVSLIEILSRHSTDEIYLGQRDTPEWTSDGEPIAAFERFGKKLIEIENRITEMNKDKKWKNRVGPVNVPYTLLYPNTSDYSREGGLTGKGIPNSISI from the exons ATGGGGTTTTGTGGAAGTTCAGGAATTAGTCACAAAGTGATGGAAACCTTCTGTGTCAAGGATAAAGAGAAGCGAAATCATGGAGTGACCGAGACCAAGAAGATCAAAGGCACAGTGGTTTTAGTGAAGAAGAGCGTTTTGGATTTCAAAGACGTCAAAGCCTCATTGCTTGATCGAATCCATGAGCTCTTTGGCAAAGGTGTTTCCATGCAGCTTATCAGCTCTGTTCATCCAGACCCAG CAAATGGGTTGAGAGGGAAGCTAGGAAAGGCAGCATATTTGGAGAAATGGCTCGCAACCATTACTCCATTTACAGCCGGAGAAACTGTTTTCACTATTTCATTTGATTGGGATGAGGCCACTGGTGTTCCTGGGGCTTTGATTGTCAGGAATCATCACCATAGCGTCTTCTACCTCAAGACAATCACTTTGGAAGATGTTCCCGGCCATGGTCGGGTGCATTTCGTCTGCAATTCCTGGGTATACCCTGCTCATCGTTACAAGTACAACCGCGTATTTTTCTCAAACAag ACCTACCTGCCAAGTCAAACACCTGAATTGCTACGCCATTACAGGGAAGAAGAACTCACAAATCTACGAGGAAATGGATCAGGAGAGCTAAAGGAATGGGACAGAGTTTATGACTATGCTTACTACAATGACCTAGGGAGTCCAGACAAGGGTCCGGAATATGAACGCCCTGTTCTTGGTGGATCACAAGAGCATCCCTATCCCAGAAGAGGAAGAACTGGcagaaaaccaacaaaaaaag ATCCCAAGTGTGAGAGCAGATTGGCACTTCTTAACCTAGACATCTATGTTCCAAGAGATGAACGGtttggacatgtgaagttttcagATTTTCTAGCCTATGCCCTGAAATCACTGGTTCAAGTATTGCTCCCTGAGCTTACGTCTTTATGTGACAAAACTATCAATGAGTTTGACACCTTTGGAGATGTACTTAATATATATGAAGGGGGTGTCAAGCTACCAAATGGGCAAACACTTAATAAAATAAGACAGCACATCCCTTGGGAGCTGCTTAGAGAACTCATCCGTTCAGATGGCGAGCGATTCCTTAAGTTCCCAATGCCTGATGTGATCAAAG AGAATAGGTCTGCATGGAGGACAGATGAAGAGTTCGGACGAGAAATGTTAGCAGGAGTTAATCCCATCATCATCCGTCGTCTCCAA GAATTTCCCCCATCCAGCAAGCTAGATCCTAAAGAATATGGCAATCAGAACAGTTCAATAAGAGAAGAGCATATAGCAACATACATGAATGGCCTCACTGTAGATCAA GCAATTCAAGACaacaaattgtttattttagatCATCATGATGCAATGATGCCATTCCTGACGAAAATAAACTCCACCACCATGAAGACATATGCCACAAGAACACTCATCTTGCTTCAAGAAGATGGGACATTGAAGCCACTGGCTATAGAGTTAAGCTTACCACACCCACAGGGGTATAAACATGGTGCTGTTAGCAAAGTTTTCACTCCAGCAGAAAATGGCACTGAAGGCGCCGTGTGGCAGCTGGCGAAAGCTTATGCTGCTGTAAATGATTCTGGCTACCATCAGCTTATTAGCCACTG GTTGAACACTCATGCTGTAATTGAGCCATTTGTGATTGCAACAAATAGACAGTTGAGTGTGCTTCACCCAATATATAAGCTTTTACAACCCCACTTCCGCGACACAATGAACATAAATGCACTGGCTAGACAGACCCTCATCAATGCTGGTGGGGTGCTTGAGAGAACAGTCTTCCCAGCTAAATTTGCCATGGAAATGTCAGCTGCCCTTTATAAGAACTGGGTATTTACCGATCAGGCACTACCTGTTGATCTTGTTAAGAG AGGAGTGGCGGTTCCAGACTCTAGCAGCCCTCATGGCTTGAGACTTTTGATTGAAGATTATCCATTTGCCACTGATGGACTAGAAATCTGGTCAGCAATTGAAACTTGGGTGGCTGAATATTGCTCTTTCTACTACCCAAGAGATGATGTGGTCCAGGACGATACCGAACTCCAGTCATGGTGGACAGAAATCCGAAATGTTGGTCATGGTGACAGGAAAGATGAACCATGGTGGCCAACCATGCAGACACAAGCAGAGCTTATCCAAGTATGCACTATAATCATATGGGTGGCTTCAGCCCTCCATGCTGCCGTGAATTTTGGGCAATATCCTTATGCTGGCTATCTTCCAAACCGTCCAACAGTAAGTCGCCGCTTCATGCCTGAGCCAGGCACTCCTGAATATGCTGAGCTTGAGTCAGATCCTGATAGAGCCTTCCTGAAAACCATTACAGCCCAGTTCCAAACCCTCCTTGGTGTATCACTGATAGAGATTTTATCCCGGCATTCAACTGATGAGATTTATCTTGGACAGAGAGATACTCCTGAATGGACTTCAGATGGTGAACCAATAGCGGCATTTGAGAGATTTGGAAAGAAGCTGATAGAAATTGAAAACAGAATTACTGAAATGAATAAGGATAAGAAATGGAAGAATAGAGTTGGGCCTGTCAATGTACCTTACACATTGCTCTATCCTAACACCTCAGATTACTCTAGAGAGGGTGGACTCACTGGCAAAGGAATTCCAAACAGCATCTCAATCTGA
- the LOC107423199 gene encoding uncharacterized protein LOC107423199 isoform X2, translating into MDSCSKLILNSKSPFDNIVFDLDDTLYPASTGVASACKKNIEDFLVEKCGFSESKASFLRVELFKTYGSTLAGLRALGYDIDADDYHSFVHGRLPYDQIKADSQLRNLLLSITQRKIIFTNSDRNHAVKVLDRLGLSDCFDEIICFETMNPNLSKSSRPDEFPVVLKPSMDAMKIAVAVADVDPRRTLFLDDSVRNIAAGKAVGLRTVLVGKAAKSKEADYVLETINNLAQVIPEIWVSKSDGGDQRISRTRSEIDSILSTTAVGA; encoded by the exons ATGGATTCTTGCAGTAAATTAATCCTCAATTCAAAGTCTCCTTTCGACAACATCGTTTTCG ATTTGGATGATACTTTGTACCCTGCCAGTACCGGAGTAGCTTCAGCTTGCAAGAAAAACATAgaag atTTTCTTGTTGAGAAATGTGGATTTTCAGAGAGCAAAGCTTCATTTCTGCGAGTTGAGCTTTTCAAGACCTATGGAAGCACGCTTGCTGGTTTGCga GCATTAGGATACGACATCGATGCCGACGATTATCACAG TTTCGTGCACGGAAGATTGCCGTACGACCAAATCAAAGCGGACTCACAACTCCGAAACCTGCTTCTTAGCATCACCCAGAGGAAAATT aTTTTCACAAACTCGGATAGGAATCACGCGGTTAAAGTTTTGGATCGGCTTGGATTAAGTGACTGTTTCGACGAAATCATATGCTTCGAGACGATGAATCCAAACCTATCGAAATCAAGTCGTCCAGATGAGTTTCCTGTCGTTCTTAAGCCATCCATGGATGCTATGAAAATTGCTGTGGCTGTTGCCGACGTGGATCCTCGACGAACG CTGTTTCTCGACGACAGTGTCCGTAACATCGCTGCTGGCAAAGCCGTGGGTCTTCGAACTGTTTTG GTTGGTAAAGCAGCAAAAAGCAAAGAAGCAGACTATGTATTAGAGACGATCAACAATTTGGCACAAGTAATACCAGAGATATGGGTAAGCAAATCGGACGGTGGTGATCAAAGGATCAGCCGAACCAGGAGTGAGATTGATTCCATTCTCTCAACCACTGCCGTTGGAGCTTGA
- the LOC107423042 gene encoding linoleate 9S-lipoxygenase 5 isoform X2, producing METFCVKDKEKRNHGVTETKKIKGTVVLVKKSVLDFKDVKASLLDRIHELFGKGVSMQLISSVHPDPANGLRGKLGKAAYLEKWLATITPFTAGETVFTISFDWDEATGVPGALIVRNHHHSVFYLKTITLEDVPGHGRVHFVCNSWVYPAHRYKYNRVFFSNKTYLPSQTPELLRHYREEELTNLRGNGSGELKEWDRVYDYAYYNDLGSPDKGPEYERPVLGGSQEHPYPRRGRTGRKPTKKDPKCESRLALLNLDIYVPRDERFGHVKFSDFLAYALKSLVQVLLPELTSLCDKTINEFDTFGDVLNIYEGGVKLPNGQTLNKIRQHIPWELLRELIRSDGERFLKFPMPDVIKENRSAWRTDEEFGREMLAGVNPIIIRRLQEFPPSSKLDPKEYGNQNSSIREEHIATYMNGLTVDQAIQDNKLFILDHHDAMMPFLTKINSTTMKTYATRTLILLQEDGTLKPLAIELSLPHPQGYKHGAVSKVFTPAENGTEGAVWQLAKAYAAVNDSGYHQLISHWLNTHAVIEPFVIATNRQLSVLHPIYKLLQPHFRDTMNINALARQTLINAGGVLERTVFPAKFAMEMSAALYKNWVFTDQALPVDLVKRGVAVPDSSSPHGLRLLIEDYPFATDGLEIWSAIETWVAEYCSFYYPRDDVVQDDTELQSWWTEIRNVGHGDRKDEPWWPTMQTQAELIQVCTIIIWVASALHAAVNFGQYPYAGYLPNRPTVSRRFMPEPGTPEYAELESDPDRAFLKTITAQFQTLLGVSLIEILSRHSTDEIYLGQRDTPEWTSDGEPIAAFERFGKKLIEIENRITEMNKDKKWKNRVGPVNVPYTLLYPNTSDYSREGGLTGKGIPNSISI from the exons ATGGAAACCTTCTGTGTCAAGGATAAAGAGAAGCGAAATCATGGAGTGACCGAGACCAAGAAGATCAAAGGCACAGTGGTTTTAGTGAAGAAGAGCGTTTTGGATTTCAAAGACGTCAAAGCCTCATTGCTTGATCGAATCCATGAGCTCTTTGGCAAAGGTGTTTCCATGCAGCTTATCAGCTCTGTTCATCCAGACCCAG CAAATGGGTTGAGAGGGAAGCTAGGAAAGGCAGCATATTTGGAGAAATGGCTCGCAACCATTACTCCATTTACAGCCGGAGAAACTGTTTTCACTATTTCATTTGATTGGGATGAGGCCACTGGTGTTCCTGGGGCTTTGATTGTCAGGAATCATCACCATAGCGTCTTCTACCTCAAGACAATCACTTTGGAAGATGTTCCCGGCCATGGTCGGGTGCATTTCGTCTGCAATTCCTGGGTATACCCTGCTCATCGTTACAAGTACAACCGCGTATTTTTCTCAAACAag ACCTACCTGCCAAGTCAAACACCTGAATTGCTACGCCATTACAGGGAAGAAGAACTCACAAATCTACGAGGAAATGGATCAGGAGAGCTAAAGGAATGGGACAGAGTTTATGACTATGCTTACTACAATGACCTAGGGAGTCCAGACAAGGGTCCGGAATATGAACGCCCTGTTCTTGGTGGATCACAAGAGCATCCCTATCCCAGAAGAGGAAGAACTGGcagaaaaccaacaaaaaaag ATCCCAAGTGTGAGAGCAGATTGGCACTTCTTAACCTAGACATCTATGTTCCAAGAGATGAACGGtttggacatgtgaagttttcagATTTTCTAGCCTATGCCCTGAAATCACTGGTTCAAGTATTGCTCCCTGAGCTTACGTCTTTATGTGACAAAACTATCAATGAGTTTGACACCTTTGGAGATGTACTTAATATATATGAAGGGGGTGTCAAGCTACCAAATGGGCAAACACTTAATAAAATAAGACAGCACATCCCTTGGGAGCTGCTTAGAGAACTCATCCGTTCAGATGGCGAGCGATTCCTTAAGTTCCCAATGCCTGATGTGATCAAAG AGAATAGGTCTGCATGGAGGACAGATGAAGAGTTCGGACGAGAAATGTTAGCAGGAGTTAATCCCATCATCATCCGTCGTCTCCAA GAATTTCCCCCATCCAGCAAGCTAGATCCTAAAGAATATGGCAATCAGAACAGTTCAATAAGAGAAGAGCATATAGCAACATACATGAATGGCCTCACTGTAGATCAA GCAATTCAAGACaacaaattgtttattttagatCATCATGATGCAATGATGCCATTCCTGACGAAAATAAACTCCACCACCATGAAGACATATGCCACAAGAACACTCATCTTGCTTCAAGAAGATGGGACATTGAAGCCACTGGCTATAGAGTTAAGCTTACCACACCCACAGGGGTATAAACATGGTGCTGTTAGCAAAGTTTTCACTCCAGCAGAAAATGGCACTGAAGGCGCCGTGTGGCAGCTGGCGAAAGCTTATGCTGCTGTAAATGATTCTGGCTACCATCAGCTTATTAGCCACTG GTTGAACACTCATGCTGTAATTGAGCCATTTGTGATTGCAACAAATAGACAGTTGAGTGTGCTTCACCCAATATATAAGCTTTTACAACCCCACTTCCGCGACACAATGAACATAAATGCACTGGCTAGACAGACCCTCATCAATGCTGGTGGGGTGCTTGAGAGAACAGTCTTCCCAGCTAAATTTGCCATGGAAATGTCAGCTGCCCTTTATAAGAACTGGGTATTTACCGATCAGGCACTACCTGTTGATCTTGTTAAGAG AGGAGTGGCGGTTCCAGACTCTAGCAGCCCTCATGGCTTGAGACTTTTGATTGAAGATTATCCATTTGCCACTGATGGACTAGAAATCTGGTCAGCAATTGAAACTTGGGTGGCTGAATATTGCTCTTTCTACTACCCAAGAGATGATGTGGTCCAGGACGATACCGAACTCCAGTCATGGTGGACAGAAATCCGAAATGTTGGTCATGGTGACAGGAAAGATGAACCATGGTGGCCAACCATGCAGACACAAGCAGAGCTTATCCAAGTATGCACTATAATCATATGGGTGGCTTCAGCCCTCCATGCTGCCGTGAATTTTGGGCAATATCCTTATGCTGGCTATCTTCCAAACCGTCCAACAGTAAGTCGCCGCTTCATGCCTGAGCCAGGCACTCCTGAATATGCTGAGCTTGAGTCAGATCCTGATAGAGCCTTCCTGAAAACCATTACAGCCCAGTTCCAAACCCTCCTTGGTGTATCACTGATAGAGATTTTATCCCGGCATTCAACTGATGAGATTTATCTTGGACAGAGAGATACTCCTGAATGGACTTCAGATGGTGAACCAATAGCGGCATTTGAGAGATTTGGAAAGAAGCTGATAGAAATTGAAAACAGAATTACTGAAATGAATAAGGATAAGAAATGGAAGAATAGAGTTGGGCCTGTCAATGTACCTTACACATTGCTCTATCCTAACACCTCAGATTACTCTAGAGAGGGTGGACTCACTGGCAAAGGAATTCCAAACAGCATCTCAATCTGA
- the LOC107423019 gene encoding photosystem I reaction center subunit II, chloroplastic yields the protein MAMATQATLFTPTTTLSAPKTGNNQVSVPWKQSISSTFTTPKSIKFSTQRTLKVSAAEEKTVAPAKEEAPVGFTPPELDPTTPSPIFGGSTGGLLRKAQVEEFYVITWDSPKEQVFEMPTGGAAIMRQGPNLLKLARKEQCLALGTRLRSKYKIKYQFYRVFPNGEVQYLHPKDGVYPEKVNPGRQGVGQNYRSIGKNINPIEVKFTGKQVYDL from the coding sequence ATGGCCATGGCAACTCAAGCCACCCTCTTCACTCCAACCACCACTCTCTCAGCCCCAAAAACCGGCAACAATCAAGTCTCAGTCCCATGGAAACAATCAATCTCCTCCACCTTTAccactcccaaatccatcaaattcTCCACCCAAAGAACACTAAAAGTCTCAGCAGCAGAGGAAAAAACAGTGGCACCGGCAAAGGAAGAAGCTCCGGTGGGTTTCACTCCGCCGGAGTTGGACCCGACAACCCCATCACCGATCTTCGGTGGTAGCACAGGTGGGTTGCTGAGGAAAGCCCAGGTCGAGGAATTCTATGTCATCACATGGGATTCTCCGAAAGAGCAGGTCTTTGAGATGCCCACTGGTGGTGCTGCGATTATGAGACAGGGTCCGAACCTTCTGAAATTGGCTAGGAAAGAGCAGTGTTTGGCTCTTGGTACTAGATTGAGGTCCAAGTACAAGATCAAGTATCAGTTCTACAGGGTTTTCCCAAATGGTGAGGTTCAGTATTTGCATCCGAAAGATGGAGTTTACCCAGAGAAGGTGAACCCTGGACGTCAAGGTGTTGGACAGAATTACAGGTCCATTGGGAAGAACATTAACCCAATCGAGGTTAAGTTCACTGGAAAACAAGTTTATGATTTGTAA
- the LOC107423042 gene encoding linoleate 9S-lipoxygenase 5 isoform X3, which translates to MTYLPSQTPELLRHYREEELTNLRGNGSGELKEWDRVYDYAYYNDLGSPDKGPEYERPVLGGSQEHPYPRRGRTGRKPTKKDPKCESRLALLNLDIYVPRDERFGHVKFSDFLAYALKSLVQVLLPELTSLCDKTINEFDTFGDVLNIYEGGVKLPNGQTLNKIRQHIPWELLRELIRSDGERFLKFPMPDVIKENRSAWRTDEEFGREMLAGVNPIIIRRLQEFPPSSKLDPKEYGNQNSSIREEHIATYMNGLTVDQAIQDNKLFILDHHDAMMPFLTKINSTTMKTYATRTLILLQEDGTLKPLAIELSLPHPQGYKHGAVSKVFTPAENGTEGAVWQLAKAYAAVNDSGYHQLISHWLNTHAVIEPFVIATNRQLSVLHPIYKLLQPHFRDTMNINALARQTLINAGGVLERTVFPAKFAMEMSAALYKNWVFTDQALPVDLVKRGVAVPDSSSPHGLRLLIEDYPFATDGLEIWSAIETWVAEYCSFYYPRDDVVQDDTELQSWWTEIRNVGHGDRKDEPWWPTMQTQAELIQVCTIIIWVASALHAAVNFGQYPYAGYLPNRPTVSRRFMPEPGTPEYAELESDPDRAFLKTITAQFQTLLGVSLIEILSRHSTDEIYLGQRDTPEWTSDGEPIAAFERFGKKLIEIENRITEMNKDKKWKNRVGPVNVPYTLLYPNTSDYSREGGLTGKGIPNSISI; encoded by the exons ATG ACCTACCTGCCAAGTCAAACACCTGAATTGCTACGCCATTACAGGGAAGAAGAACTCACAAATCTACGAGGAAATGGATCAGGAGAGCTAAAGGAATGGGACAGAGTTTATGACTATGCTTACTACAATGACCTAGGGAGTCCAGACAAGGGTCCGGAATATGAACGCCCTGTTCTTGGTGGATCACAAGAGCATCCCTATCCCAGAAGAGGAAGAACTGGcagaaaaccaacaaaaaaag ATCCCAAGTGTGAGAGCAGATTGGCACTTCTTAACCTAGACATCTATGTTCCAAGAGATGAACGGtttggacatgtgaagttttcagATTTTCTAGCCTATGCCCTGAAATCACTGGTTCAAGTATTGCTCCCTGAGCTTACGTCTTTATGTGACAAAACTATCAATGAGTTTGACACCTTTGGAGATGTACTTAATATATATGAAGGGGGTGTCAAGCTACCAAATGGGCAAACACTTAATAAAATAAGACAGCACATCCCTTGGGAGCTGCTTAGAGAACTCATCCGTTCAGATGGCGAGCGATTCCTTAAGTTCCCAATGCCTGATGTGATCAAAG AGAATAGGTCTGCATGGAGGACAGATGAAGAGTTCGGACGAGAAATGTTAGCAGGAGTTAATCCCATCATCATCCGTCGTCTCCAA GAATTTCCCCCATCCAGCAAGCTAGATCCTAAAGAATATGGCAATCAGAACAGTTCAATAAGAGAAGAGCATATAGCAACATACATGAATGGCCTCACTGTAGATCAA GCAATTCAAGACaacaaattgtttattttagatCATCATGATGCAATGATGCCATTCCTGACGAAAATAAACTCCACCACCATGAAGACATATGCCACAAGAACACTCATCTTGCTTCAAGAAGATGGGACATTGAAGCCACTGGCTATAGAGTTAAGCTTACCACACCCACAGGGGTATAAACATGGTGCTGTTAGCAAAGTTTTCACTCCAGCAGAAAATGGCACTGAAGGCGCCGTGTGGCAGCTGGCGAAAGCTTATGCTGCTGTAAATGATTCTGGCTACCATCAGCTTATTAGCCACTG GTTGAACACTCATGCTGTAATTGAGCCATTTGTGATTGCAACAAATAGACAGTTGAGTGTGCTTCACCCAATATATAAGCTTTTACAACCCCACTTCCGCGACACAATGAACATAAATGCACTGGCTAGACAGACCCTCATCAATGCTGGTGGGGTGCTTGAGAGAACAGTCTTCCCAGCTAAATTTGCCATGGAAATGTCAGCTGCCCTTTATAAGAACTGGGTATTTACCGATCAGGCACTACCTGTTGATCTTGTTAAGAG AGGAGTGGCGGTTCCAGACTCTAGCAGCCCTCATGGCTTGAGACTTTTGATTGAAGATTATCCATTTGCCACTGATGGACTAGAAATCTGGTCAGCAATTGAAACTTGGGTGGCTGAATATTGCTCTTTCTACTACCCAAGAGATGATGTGGTCCAGGACGATACCGAACTCCAGTCATGGTGGACAGAAATCCGAAATGTTGGTCATGGTGACAGGAAAGATGAACCATGGTGGCCAACCATGCAGACACAAGCAGAGCTTATCCAAGTATGCACTATAATCATATGGGTGGCTTCAGCCCTCCATGCTGCCGTGAATTTTGGGCAATATCCTTATGCTGGCTATCTTCCAAACCGTCCAACAGTAAGTCGCCGCTTCATGCCTGAGCCAGGCACTCCTGAATATGCTGAGCTTGAGTCAGATCCTGATAGAGCCTTCCTGAAAACCATTACAGCCCAGTTCCAAACCCTCCTTGGTGTATCACTGATAGAGATTTTATCCCGGCATTCAACTGATGAGATTTATCTTGGACAGAGAGATACTCCTGAATGGACTTCAGATGGTGAACCAATAGCGGCATTTGAGAGATTTGGAAAGAAGCTGATAGAAATTGAAAACAGAATTACTGAAATGAATAAGGATAAGAAATGGAAGAATAGAGTTGGGCCTGTCAATGTACCTTACACATTGCTCTATCCTAACACCTCAGATTACTCTAGAGAGGGTGGACTCACTGGCAAAGGAATTCCAAACAGCATCTCAATCTGA